The window GATAAACACCGAGACCGTAGCAATAAATTTTAAAAATCAAATCCGCTGTCTTATCTTCATTTTGAGCTTTCCGGTATTTGTAAAACACAAAGGCGATGACCGCGAAAGTAACAAGCCGTTCTGCCGCTGCGATCCAACTGACATCTCCGAAACCGTTGAAGGAGTAATTTTTCCCGAGAGCAAGCGAGATTTTTCCGAGCAATCCGCTGACAAGCGGAATGCTGACCGCAACTCCGGCGGCTGCGCATCCTCCCAAAATCCACCAGATCGCTTTTTGACTCAAAAGCATGACGACCGGGGCCGCAAGCACAATAAAAGAGGCTTTATGGATGAAAAGACAGGCAATTCCGATCGCAAAATACTGCCAATATTTTTTCTCCAGCAAAAAAGGCAGCATCAGCCCTAAAAACACGCAGATCGTCAGCCCCTGCCGAACGCCGGAAAACAGATAAGTCAGATACCAGGTCGGGAAAGCCAGCAGCAGAGCAAAAGTGCGTGCACCCGGGCAGCATTTGACGGCAAACCGGCAAAGCAGCAGCATGGAGCCGGCTCCGATCACGGCCATGAAAGCCCAGAACGGCAGGTTAATCATCTGAAACGCATATTCCAGCAGCTTCCACCCGATTTCAACGTTCCCGTTTTTTGTCCAAAAACTCTCGTCGGGAATGATGCCGCCGGGTGCTTCTTCATAAAGGCGCATATAGGAAAAATAATCGGTGCCCTGCCCGTATCTGAGTACCAAAAACAGCGTCAGCACCAGTGCCGATAAAATGAAAAGGAAATTATAGTCCTTCTTTTTTATAAAGGAAACCGCCGCCGCTGCCAGCAGAAACAGATAGACAATCAGATACGGACTCATCGTCAACTCCCGTTCTTTGGATAATTTATTCGGGCAGGATCAATTCCATCGTCCTTTTTTGCGTCGACATGCCCACTCGCTTATAAAAAGACTTCGCGCCTTCGTTGAACTCCCAGACATTCAACTCGATGTTGTAACAGCCGTTCTTCTCCGCGTAAGCCCTCGCCTCGTCAAACAGCGCCCGGCCGATGCCGCCTCTTCTGTATTCGGGATTTACGCACAAATCATCGATGTACAGACAGC is drawn from Oscillospiraceae bacterium and contains these coding sequences:
- a CDS encoding EpsG family protein; translated protein: MSPYLIVYLFLLAAAAVSFIKKKDYNFLFILSALVLTLFLVLRYGQGTDYFSYMRLYEEAPGGIIPDESFWTKNGNVEIGWKLLEYAFQMINLPFWAFMAVIGAGSMLLLCRFAVKCCPGARTFALLLAFPTWYLTYLFSGVRQGLTICVFLGLMLPFLLEKKYWQYFAIGIACLFIHKASFIVLAAPVVMLLSQKAIWWILGGCAAAGVAVSIPLVSGLLGKISLALGKNYSFNGFGDVSWIAAAERLVTFAVIAFVFYKYRKAQNEDKTADLIFKIYCYGLGVY